The following coding sequences lie in one Opisthocomus hoazin isolate bOpiHoa1 chromosome 7, bOpiHoa1.hap1, whole genome shotgun sequence genomic window:
- the FCF1 gene encoding rRNA-processing protein FCF1 homolog has product MGKQKKARKYAVMKRMISLRDQRINEKQRAKAVVKKKEDPSAIKEREVPQHPSCLFFQYNTQLGPPYHILVDTNFINFSIKAKLDLVQSMMDCLYAKCIPCITDCVMGEIEKLGQKYRVALRIAKDPRFERLPCMHKGTYADDCLVQRVTQHKCYIVATVDKELKRRIRKIPGVPIMYISRHRYNIERMPDDYGAPRF; this is encoded by the exons ATG GGGAAGCAGAAGAAGGCGCGGAAGTACGCGGTGATGAAGCGCATGATCAGCCTCCGCGACCAGCGCAT TAACGAGAAGCAGCGGGCGAAGGCCGTCGTGAAGAAGAAGGAGGACCCGAGTGCCATCAAGGAGCGGGAGGT cccccagcatccctctTGCTTGTTCTTCCAGTATAACACCCAGCTGGGCCCCCCTTATCACATCCTGGTTGACACTAACTTCATCAACTTCTCCATCAAGGCCAAGCTGGACCTAGTACAGTCGATGATGGACTGTCTCTATGCCAAGT GTATTCCATGTATCACAGATTGTGTAATGGGCGAAATTGAGAAGTTGGGGCAGAAGTACCGTGTGGCGTTAAG AATTGCCAAGGACCCTCGGTTTGAACGCTTGCCATGTATGCACAAAGGAACCTACGCAGATGACTGCTTGGTACAGAGGGTCACTCAG CACAAGTGTTACATTGTGGCCACAGTGGATAAAGAGCTCAAGCGGAGAATAAGAAAAATCCCAGGAGTGCCTATAATGTATATTTCCAGGCACAG